A single Primulina eburnea isolate SZY01 chromosome 11, ASM2296580v1, whole genome shotgun sequence DNA region contains:
- the LOC140805378 gene encoding uncharacterized protein: MNKSIGDIVLEKAPKNAKYTSPDIQKDVLNIISNQVRAKIRKEIGDAKFCILVDEARDASNKEQMAIVLRFVDTEGFLRERFFAIVHVTDTTAATLKKEISDALGRYDLHIHNMRGQGYDGASNMRGSWNGLQALFLKDCSCAYYVHCFAHRLQLALTAAAEKEISIWLFFSKLNSICNLINASPKRHGELHSAQRIEVAHMVATGERDTGRGCNQIGNLLRPGKTRWSSNFDSLCSMIDMYSSVTTVLENMVNDGASNSIRGEASGALIAMKSFDFIFILHLMHKIMGITNLLCRALQEKSLDILSAMDYVSTTKTLLHTLREEGFDLLLSHVKEVCVKYDIEMPHMEARYKSGTGRSFQHIDSITVEHHYRFDVFTAAIYFQVEELNNRFKDEAVELLKLSCALEPKENFKLFNVDHIYRLAEKFYYLDFD; encoded by the coding sequence ATGAATAAAAGTATTGGGGACATCGTCTTAGAGAAAGCTCCTAAGAATGCAAAGTATACTTCACCAGATATTCAGAAAGATGTCTTGAATATCATTTCCAACCAAGTGAGAGCCAAGATCCGTAAAGAAATTGGAGATGCAAAATTCTGCATTTTAGTTGATGAAGCGAGAGATGCATCTAACAAGGAGCAGATGGCTATTGTATTAAGATTTGTGGATACTGAAGGCTTTTTACGTGAGCGGTTTTTTGCCATTGTACACGTGACAGATACAACTGCTGCAACACTTAAGAAAGAAATATCTGATGCACTTGGTCGTTATGACTTGCATATCCACAACATGCGTGGACAGGGATATGATGGTGCTAGCAATATGCGCGGTTCTTGGAATGGATTGCAGGCTCTTTTCTTGAAAGATTGCTCGTGTGCATATTATGTACATTGTTTTGCTCATCGACTTCAACTAGCATTAACTGCAGCTGCTGAAAAAGAGATATCCATTTGGTTATtcttttcaaaattgaattccATTTGTAATCTCATCAATGCATCTCCTAAACGGCACGGTGAGTTACATTCTGCTCAAAGAATTGAGGTTGCGCATATGGTAGCTACTGGTGAACGTGATACAGGTAGAGGATGTAATCAAATTGGAAATTTATTACGCCCTGGAAAGACTCGTTGGAGTTCTAATTTCGACTCACTTTGTAGCATGATTGATATGTATAGCTCTGTGACTACCGTGTTAGAAAATATGGTGAATGATGGAGCTTCTAATTCCATTCGTGGTGAAGCTAGTGGTGCATTGATTGCGATGAAGTCTTTTgatttcatattcatattacACTTGATGCATAAGATAATGGGGATAACAAATTTGCTTTGTCGAGCATTGCAAGAGAAATCTCTAGATATTTTAAGTGCAATGGATTATGTTTCAACGACTAAAACTTTGCTTCATACTTTGAGAGAAGAAGGATTTGATCTCCTACTTAGTCATGTAAAAGAAGTTTGTGTCAAGTATGACATTGAGATGCCTCACATGGAAGCTCGTTATAAATCTGGTACAGGCCGTTCTTTTCAACATATTGATTCAATCACAGTTGAGCACCACTATCGATTTGATGTATTTACAGCTGCAATATATTTTCAAGTTGAAGAGCTTAATAATAGATTCAAGGATGAGGCAGTTGAACTTCTTAAACTTAGTTGTGCTTTGGAACCTAAAGAAAACTTTAAGCTTTTTAATGTTGATCATATCTATAGACTTGCTGAGAAATTCTATTATCTTGATTTCGATTAA
- the LOC140804831 gene encoding LOW QUALITY PROTEIN: dof zinc finger protein DOF5.6-like (The sequence of the model RefSeq protein was modified relative to this genomic sequence to represent the inferred CDS: inserted 1 base in 1 codon; deleted 1 base in 1 codon), with product MGLNSLQVCMDSSDWLQQGRISEENRGVDSSPITPPSDQEDILACSRPLIERSLIRPQHEQALKCPRCESKHTKFCYYNNYSLSQPRYFCKTCRRYWTKGGTLRNIPVGGDCRXNKKVSSKKPSSDSDLQSSLPMSDLHESRQRPEKLQ from the exons ATGGGATTGAATTCTCTTCAAGTTTGCATGGATTCCTCGGACTGGTTGCAGCAG GGCAGAATTTCCGAGGAGAATCGAGGAGTGGATTCTTCACCAATCACGCCACCATCTGATCAAGAAGACATACTCGCGTGTTCCAGGCCTCTAATT GAGAGGAGCCTTATTCGTCCCCAGCACGAGCAAGCCCTAAAATGCCCCCGATGTGAATCTAAGCACACCAAATTCTGCTACTACAACAACTACAGCCTCTCGCAGCCAAGATACTTCTGCAAAACCTGCCGCCGTTACTGGACGAAAGGGGGCACCCTCCGCAACATTCCTGTAGGCGGCGACTGCA AAAACAAGAAAGTCTCCTCCAAGAAACCATCTTCAGATTCCGATCTCCAGTCATCTTTACCGATGTCCGATCTTCACGAGTCACGACAACGGCCAGAAAAACTACAGTGA